A segment of the Candidatus Marinarcus aquaticus genome:
GACGCTTCCTTTCTCTATTAAACTCAGAGATTTTCAGTTAGAGCGATACCCAGGAAGCATGTCTCCTTCGTCATATGCTTCAGAAGTAACGGTTAAAAAAGAGAATGGAAGTGAGTATGATTATCGGATTTTCATGAATAATACACTCAATGAAGGACATTTTTTATTCTTTCAAAGTTCATACGACATGGACGAAATGGGAACCATTCTTTCCGTGAATAATGACCCAGGGAAATGGCCAACTTACTTTGGTTATTTCTTATTAACTCTTGGACTGGTATGGAATTTATTTGATAAAAAGAGCCGTTTTTGGAAGCTCACAAAGTATTTAAAAGAGCAAAATCTTGCCTCTTTTTTATTGGTTGCTTTACTATTTGGTTCAATCAATGCCTATGCAAAAGATTATAGCAGCGTAGAAGAGTATATCAAAACATATAAAACAGCTTCAGTGGAGACTGCACATAAGTTCTCAAAACTTGCAGTTCAAACCTCTCAAGGACGAATGAAACCAGCTGGTTCATTAAATAAACAGATTTTAAATAAACTCAGTGGAAAAAATGAGCTGTTCGGAATGGATTATAACCAAATTGTTTTAGGTATGTTGACACGACCGGAGTATTGGCGTCATATTAAAATGATTAAAATTAAAACACCTAAACTCAAAAAACTCATTGGCATTGATGAGAGTGATAAATATATTGCTTTTTCTGATGTATTTAAAGATGGTCAATATCTTTTAATCAATGAAATCAATGAAGCCAACCGTGTTAACCCCAATCAAAGAGGAACATTTGAAAAAGATTTAATTCAAGTAGATGAGCGTCTAAATATTGCCTATTTGGTCTACAGTGGTTCACTTTTTAAAGTTTTTCCAAAATTTGAACAAGGTAATAACAAATGGTATAACCCTCTTGAAGCCATAAATGAGTTTCAAGGTGAGAATAAAACCGCTGTTGAAACCATGGTACGAGGTTTGATTAACTATGTGATTGTTGAAAATTGGGAAATGGCAGATGAGTTTATTGGTCATATTTCACAATATCAAAAGAAAGTAGGGAAAGATGTTATTCCTAGCCCTACTCAACTGGACAATGAACTTTTCTTTGATGAAATAGACATTTTTCCTAAGTTGACCATTGCTTATGTTGCTTCTGGGTTTGTTTTGTTTATCATCGCATTCGCTTCAGTGTTTAATAAAAATTTACAACACCGTGCTATCACGTACTTTTTCTTTACACTCTTAGCGCTGCTGTTTGTTGCACACACTTTTGGTATGGGATTAAGATGGTATGTTAGTGGACACGCTCCTTGGTCAGATACGTATGAATCATTGCTGTATATCTCATGGTCTGCTGTTTTTGCTGGAGTGATTTTCTTTAGAAAATCTCTTTTGGCTTTAAGTGGGGCCGTGATCATTGGCGGTGTGTTTATGTTTACGGCACATTTAAGTCATATTGATCCACAAATCACCAACTTGGTGCCTGTGCTTAAATCATATTGGCTGACCATTCACGTATCCATTTTAACAGGTTCATATGGTTTCTTAGGTCTTGGAGCCATTTTAGGCTTTATGTCCATACTGCTTTTTATTGCCAGAAGTGAAAAACGACCACATATTGATACCACCATTAAACAAATTACGACCATCAATGAAGTATCATT
Coding sequences within it:
- the ccsA gene encoding cytochrome c biogenesis protein, giving the protein MKKLSDILFSYWTMACLLVLLGAGAAVATFIENDFGTSTARVLVYNHLWYETVLTLTVINMCGIMYKMKMWKKPPRFLLHFAFVVILIGSAITRYVGYEGIIHIREGQSQNEMISLEPYLQVTIDHNGKIYYQEFQIEFSALGNDFDYNVEFEENVLNLKYKNYVFAKKDKASMGLLTVDATLKGETQEFRLPGLRGQKGMERSKTYGDTIVSISYGSKPLTLPFSIKLRDFQLERYPGSMSPSSYASEVTVKKENGSEYDYRIFMNNTLNEGHFLFFQSSYDMDEMGTILSVNNDPGKWPTYFGYFLLTLGLVWNLFDKKSRFWKLTKYLKEQNLASFLLVALLFGSINAYAKDYSSVEEYIKTYKTASVETAHKFSKLAVQTSQGRMKPAGSLNKQILNKLSGKNELFGMDYNQIVLGMLTRPEYWRHIKMIKIKTPKLKKLIGIDESDKYIAFSDVFKDGQYLLINEINEANRVNPNQRGTFEKDLIQVDERLNIAYLVYSGSLFKVFPKFEQGNNKWYNPLEAINEFQGENKTAVETMVRGLINYVIVENWEMADEFIGHISQYQKKVGKDVIPSPTQLDNELFFDEIDIFPKLTIAYVASGFVLFIIAFASVFNKNLQHRAITYFFFTLLALLFVAHTFGMGLRWYVSGHAPWSDTYESLLYISWSAVFAGVIFFRKSLLALSGAVIIGGVFMFTAHLSHIDPQITNLVPVLKSYWLTIHVSILTGSYGFLGLGAILGFMSILLFIARSEKRPHIDTTIKQITTINEVSLIIGLSALTIGNFLGGVWANESWGRYWGWDPKETWAYVAIVTYVLVLHLRFIKQFNTAFAFSVASLLAFSTILMTYFGVNFYLSGMHSYATGDPLPIPTWVYVLTTLVFITIAVAYRKRDRKPNEICAVPKIEIQS